A window of Marmota flaviventris isolate mMarFla1 chromosome 11, mMarFla1.hap1, whole genome shotgun sequence genomic DNA:
GACTAAAAGAAAATCACCCCTCTCTGCcctaaataactaaataattgaCCTTATAAGAGGAACTTCAATGTATTTTTCTGTTCAAGTGTTTAAGGATCACTAATTTGCCAAGAACTGAGAAAAGCAAGCCTTATATTATTACTACATAATTAGGGTCTGTCTGCATTCTCTAAAGTAAAAAGAATTACCCCTAAACATTACCAGGAGGATTAGAAATACTACATGTAAAATGTATGGTATGATCCCTCCCAAGtggaaaatattcaataaatattaccattttaattattttgaaaagattcCACAGTTCACCTTGTCTGGAATCCACAGGCACATGAGAAATACACAGCTTGTAAACCAATGCcaggaaaatataatttgtttcaaaCCTAAGTATCAGAGTATAATGGTTTGGACCTGAAGACTCTTCcagaggctcatgtgttgaaggattAGTCCACAATGGAGCAGTGGGGACCTTTGGGAgatgactggatcatgagggctctgactttATCAATAGATTAATTCATTTATGGATTCATAACTCAATGGGCTATTGGGAAGTGGTAAAAATATTAGGAGGCGGGGCCTACTTGGAAGAAATGGATCACTGGGGTCGTATccttgaagggtatattttgGCCATggccctggctccttcctctttctctctgctttgctgTTGCCATGAGGGGAGCAGCACTGTTCCACTActctctccaccatgatgttctgcctcaccataggcccagaaacaatggagcccaGAAattatggactgaaacttctgaaaccatgaaccaaaattaatctctttctttctttgatttctcttagTTATATTGTCATAGCAATAGAAAGCTAAGACAGAATTACAGACTTTGTAAGAAAGTACTTACCTCTTGATAGAGCAAAGGGGTGGGAGCGGAAGGGGGGGTGGCATAAGGGTAAAAAAGAtggaggaatgagatggacaccattaccctaagtacatatataaagacacaaatggtgtgaatatacttttatacaaccaaagatgtgaaaaattgtgctctatatgtgtagtatgaattgtaatgcattctgctgtcatatataacaaatcagaataaaaagtaaattaaaacaaagaaagcacTTACCAATAAATACACTTACcaataaatacacagaaaaaagagaaaaatacattgtACCTAGCAGAAAAAGAAGTGACCGAAACATCTCCAATTCCTTTCACTACAGACATGACTTTTTCCAGGTCTTGGGTGTGGTTAACACTAAATTCTATTCGATGAGTTCCTTCTGTAGGGTAGTTGGGAGCTTTGGAAGGATGTATAGGACTGGAGGTGCAAgctcctagaaaaaaaattgtggaaaactaaagttcttgtttgtttttcttttaagattaaaaagtaAGATAAACTATTCTaggcaaaataaatgtattttttaagatttggactggggatgtggctcagtgatagagagcttgtcTGACATACACAAGGCCCTTAGTTCTACcatcagcaccacaaaaaaaatacactttcatgtTTTTGTAATACACACGCACATATATACCCCTATAGTCTAAGGATTTGGTATGGACATACAAAATcaaattcattcaaaaaaaaaaaaaaaaaaaatcaaaccaagcacagtggtgcacacttttAATTCTAGCTACATGGTatgaagattgcaagttcaggggcagcctgggcaacttagccaaagaagaactatctcaaaataaaaaataaaaatggctgggaatatatACAGTTCTGGGGtagagtgtcctgggttcaatctcttgcaccacaaagagagagagagagaaacattattgaattatattcccgtattttaaatttcagaaaattctggACAAGAAAGACTgacttgtggatttttttttttttttttaggtgataCAGATTATCTACTGCTTGGTAAATCTATCCATGTAAAATGTACCCATTTTTTCCAGGTGACAAATGTTCATAATCTGTTGAACACATTACTAGAGATGTTTCATCATAAAAGCTTTAGCCCACAATGACTTATCAAAAGTCacccaaggggctgggattgtggctcagcgggagaGCGCTCGCTTTGCacaggtgggacctgggttcgatcctcagcaccacataaaaagaaaggcattgtgttgtgtccatctacacctaaaaaataaatattaaaaaaaagtcactcaAGAAAAGCTTATTAGAAAGTATTATCTTAAAATAACTtacaaaaataaagctaaaacaCATATGCTGAATTCCTTCATTACACTGGACATTATTAAACTCCGATGTCTCGGTCACTAACATACCAAGTATATCCTGGACAGGCCTCAGCTTTCAATTTCAATTCAAGCATTGTTTGAATGCCTGGGTTCTAGTCACTGCATCACATGAATGAAGAATTGTGAAGTTGCCTAACAATGATGAGTTCTTATGCTTTCCTTATTCATTAAGGATAACAATGTTTGGTTTTTCAAATGCAATTTAACGGCCAGACTTCAGCAACATTATTTTagacatataaaaatcaaatgatgTCCCCTCACCCCTAAAACAGTTAAAACTTTACtggaaagacattttaaaatttctaagtaTTTGTAGGAAAATGTTAAATATGAAAGAACAAGAGGCTTCTCACCAAGCCCTTTGGCCAACCAGTTGTTGACTCCCTGGGGTGCAGCATCATAGGCTGTGTGAGGAGAATAGATGCCAACCCTATTCTCCAGAGCCCGGATCACCAGGCGTTCCTTCCAGCTTTTCCAGGTTATCTGCTTCAAGGGTCGGAAGATAGGTGGATGGTAGGAGAGGATGAGATCTGCCTTCTTTTGCAGAGCCTCCTCCATTACCTCTTCCGTCAAGTCATTGGTCAGGAAGAGAATGTTTACAGTATGTGGTGGACTTGGTTCCACCAGTAATCCAACATTGTCCCAACTCTCAGCAAATGAGAGGGATGCAAAGTCAttcaaggaggaaagaagagCCTTCAAATCCATGAAGGAACGGGAAGTAATGCAGATACCGGACTGGACAAGCCGGACTGTTGCGGGAACCAAGCGTACACAAGATGATAACATACAGAAATCAGGTAAAACTGAGTATCTGAAGTCAAAATACAGGAAATGGTACTCCGGAACACTTTAGGTCTGGACCTAAAAGGCATCAAAGCATGTGGGGAAAATATGTCATTATACAGACCTGGTTTCAAGTAGTGGCTCTGCCCCTTTCCAGCATAATGTAGCCTAAGTAAGTCATTAACGTCTGACAGCTTTTCTCTCATGTACAAAATGGAGACCCAACCTACACTGCAGGCCATCTGGACAAGCAAATAGATTAATATGTCACCTAGCAAAACCTCACATATAATATACTAATATacatttcttcctcctccactcTCCCCATACCTTGGTGATTTGTTTAagttttggatactggggatacTACACAGTTTCATTTTCCCGCTAAATTACATTGCCAGTCccttttatttggggacagggtaTTACTAAGTTTGTTTTGAACTtgctctcctgcctcagtctaccaaTTTGCTGGGACCAAAAACATGCCCCACCAGGACTGGCtcatatccttatttttattctcccCAACCTTGCTTCAACGACCCTCATCACCTCTCCATTACTCTTAAGTATTACCCTTCCAAACTCTCTTTAACTTCCTAAATAAAGCCTTTCTCCCTCCAACATAACATTGACATACTGTTATAATTCTTTTAGCTTCTATGCTAAAGCTACTGGAGAATAGAAACTATCTTTAATAAATCTCAGCATCAGCAATCCCAGTTCCTCgagattctgaggcaggaggatcacagatcaCAAAAttaaagccagtctgggcaacttagagatacTGCctcaaactaaaacataaaaaaaatctggggatgtagctcagtggtagagtcctactgggttcaatccccagtaccacgaaACGAACAAAACATAAAGCAGGGGATAGTGTAAGCGTAAGCCTTGTTTGCTATTGTTAGTAACATTAGTAGGGCGCTACAAACTACAAAATGTTCCCTCTACATCACTTCATCTACTTTCATTTCAGTGCCACC
This region includes:
- the Nif3l1 gene encoding NIF3-like protein 1 isoform X1 — translated: MLSSCVRLVPATVRLVQSGICITSRSFMDLKALLSSLNDFASLSFAESWDNVGLLVEPSPPHTVNILFLTNDLTEEVMEEALQKKADLILSYHPPIFRPLKQITWKSWKERLVIRALENRVGIYSPHTAYDAAPQGVNNWLAKGLGACTSSPIHPSKAPNYPTEGTHRIEFSVNHTQDLEKVMSVVKGIGDVSVTSFSARIDNEEQTRISLNCTQKALMQVVAFLSQNRQLYQKTEILSLEKPLLLQTGMGRLCTLDESVSLATMIERIKRHLKLSHLRLALGVGRTLESEIKVVALCAGSGSSVLQGVEADLYLTGEMSHHDVLHATSQGINVILCEHSNTERGFLSDLQDMLRVHLENKVDIILSETDRDPLCVV
- the Nif3l1 gene encoding NIF3-like protein 1 isoform X2, whose protein sequence is MLSSCVRLVPATVRLVQSGICITSRSFMDLKALLSSLNDFASLSFAESWDNVGLLVEPSPPHTVNILFLTNDLTEEVMEEALQKKADLILSYHPPIFRPLKQITWKSWKERLVIRALENRVGIYSPHTAYDAAPQGVNNWLAKGLGACTSSPIHPSKAPNYPTEGTHRIEFSVNHTQDLEKVMSVVKGIGDVSVTSFSARIDNEEQTRISLNCTQKALMQVVAFLSQNRQLYQKTEILSLEKNPKSKSWPCVLDLGAAFCRG